A single Pangasianodon hypophthalmus isolate fPanHyp1 chromosome 27, fPanHyp1.pri, whole genome shotgun sequence DNA region contains:
- the LOC113531069 gene encoding immunoglobulin lambda-1 light chain-like isoform X2: MYRCKDVYSKAHDGNVVAQLWCVLLSVSSLCPSSCLSYSTSLQSLLYLLLTLLNSSLSTRVSSHTDTMLPALCSLFTALSCVSGVTVVTQKPSVLTLTQGQTATMDCNLGTVENYVSWYKQVPGGVPQYVLSNRHDWSSPHYGSGFSSPKFTSKASSNINYQLIISNVEVGDSAVYYCETWDNSASAVVFGQGTKLIVSDAALPAPVLTVLPPSSEELKSKKGTLVCLASDVAGGFADVRWLVSGNSVTSGVITGSAQQQANKKFTLSSYLTIDSSEWENNKVITCEMSAGGKTASVKINKSECSE; encoded by the exons ATGTACAGATGTAAAGATGTGTACTCTAAAGCACATGACGGTAATGTAGTGGCTcagctgtggtgtgtgttgttgagCGTCTCCTCCCTCTGCccctcctcctgtctctcttaTAGCACGTCCCTGCAGTCTCTCCTTTATCTGCTCCTCACGCTGCTCAACTCTTCACTCAGCACGAGAGTCTCCTCACACACGGACACGATGCTGCCAGCGCTCTGCTCTCTCTTCACTGCTCTCTCAT GTGTCAGTGGTGTGACTGTGGTGACGCAGAAGCCTAGTGTTCTCACACTGACTCAAGGACAGACAGCCACCATGGACTGTAATCTGGGGACTGTTGAGAACTATGTAAGCTGGTACAAACAGGTTCCAGGAGGAGTTCCTCAGTATGTGTTAAGTAATCGCCATGACTGGAGCTCTCCTCACTATGGATCTGGTTTCTCGTCTCCTAAATTCAC ATCTAAAGCCTCTTCAAACATCAACTATCAGTTAATCATCAGTAATGTAGAGGTGGGAGACTCGGCGGTGTATTACTGTGAGACATGGGACAACTCTGCTAGTGCAGTA GTATTCGGCCAAGGAACAAAGCTGATCGTCAGCG ACGCTGCTCTCCCGGCTCCTGTTCTGACCGTTCTCCCGCCATCCAGTGAAGAGCTGAAGTCTAAAAAAGGAACTCTAGTGTGTTTGGCCAGCGACGTGGCCGGGGGTTTTGCTGATGTGCGTTGGCTCGTCAGCGGGAACTCGGTCACCAGTGGAGTCATCACCGGCTCTGCACAGCAGCAAGCCAATAAGAAATTCACACTGAGCAGCTATTTGACCATCGACAGCTCCGAGTGGGAAAACAACAAAGTCATAACATGTGAAATGTCTGCTGGAGGAAAAACTGCATCGGTGAAGATTAACAAGTCTGAATGCAGTGAATGA
- the LOC113531069 gene encoding immunoglobulin lambda-1 light chain-like isoform X1, translating into MLLTVCALLPALALVSSQKVVTQRPSVITEDKGKTVTMDCNIAKDEGYYVSWYKQIPQEAPQFVLRFYHSHSSPDKYGDNFSSARFTSKASSNINYQLIISNVEVGDSAVYYCETWDNSASAVVFGQGTKLIVSDAALPAPVLTVLPPSSEELKSKKGTLVCLASDVAGGFADVRWLVSGNSVTSGVITGSAQQQANKKFTLSSYLTIDSSEWENNKVITCEMSAGGKTASVKINKSECSE; encoded by the exons ATGCTGCTCACCGTCTGCGCTCTGCTCCCTGCTCTGGCAT TGGTCAGCTCACAGAAAGTAGTGACACAAAGGCCTTCGGTTATAACAGAAGATAAGGGAAAAACTGTCACTATGGACTGTAACATCGCAAAGGACGAAGGCTACTATGTCTCCTGGTATAAACAGATTCCACAAGAAGCTCCACAGTTTGTGTTGAGATTTTATCATTCTCACTCCTCTCCTGATAAATACGGAGACAACTTTTCATCCGCACGCTTCACATCTAAAGCCTCTTCAAACATCAACTATCAGTTAATCATCAGTAATGTAGAGGTGGGAGACTCGGCGGTGTATTACTGTGAGACATGGGACAACTCTGCTAGTGCAGTA GTATTCGGCCAAGGAACAAAGCTGATCGTCAGCG ACGCTGCTCTCCCGGCTCCTGTTCTGACCGTTCTCCCGCCATCCAGTGAAGAGCTGAAGTCTAAAAAAGGAACTCTAGTGTGTTTGGCCAGCGACGTGGCCGGGGGTTTTGCTGATGTGCGTTGGCTCGTCAGCGGGAACTCGGTCACCAGTGGAGTCATCACCGGCTCTGCACAGCAGCAAGCCAATAAGAAATTCACACTGAGCAGCTATTTGACCATCGACAGCTCCGAGTGGGAAAACAACAAAGTCATAACATGTGAAATGTCTGCTGGAGGAAAAACTGCATCGGTGAAGATTAACAAGTCTGAATGCAGTGAATGA
- the rpl36a gene encoding 60S ribosomal protein L36a: MTPEPVLNPREANLLPLCSCATRAAMVNVPKTRRTYCKKCKKHQPHKVTQYKKGKDSLYAQGKRRYDRKQSGYGGQTKPIFRKKAKTTKKIVLRLECVEPNCRSKRMLAIKRCKHFELGGDKKRKGQVIQF; the protein is encoded by the exons ATGACCCCTGAACCGGTACTAAACCCGCGCGAGGCGAATCTACTTCCTCTTTGCTCCTGCGCTACGAGGGCAGCCATG GTGAACGTACCGAAAACCCGCAGGACTTACTGCAAGAAATGCAAGAAGCACCAGCCTCACAAAGTCACCCAGTATAAGAAGGGCAAGGATTCGCTCTATGCCCAGG gtaaGAGGCGCTACGACAGAAAGCAGAGCGGTTACGGAGGCCAGACGAAGCCTATATTCAGGAAGAAG GCTAAAACCACAAAGAAGATCGTGCTGAGGCTGGAGTGCGTGGAGCCCAACTGCCGCTCCAAGAGGATGCTGGCCATTAAGAGGTGCAAACACTTTGAGCTGGGAGGAGACAAGAAGAGAAAG ggccAGGTCATCCAGTTCTAA